From a region of the Paenibacillus sp. FSL R10-2734 genome:
- a CDS encoding beta-galactosidase: MKNKWGKILFGGDYNPEQWPREIWKEDMRLFKLAGIDIATVNVFSWALNQPDEETFQFQWLDDVMDMLHENGIHACLATSTAAHPAWMASKYPDVLTVDTKGQKRMFGRRHNSCPNSPAYQKFSTKMASVLAERYKDHPAVLLWHVNNEYGWRCYCENCACEFREWLKERYGSLEALNRAWYTSFWGHTFYDWNEIVLPSSLSEHLDANHDKTAFQGISLDYDRFNSDSILKCYKLERDAIKAVIPDAMVTTNFQGNGTYKPLDYFKWAKELDVVALDTYPTNDMPMSRIAMRHDLMRGLKDGAPYMLMEQSPSQINWKDINPLKRPGVMRLWSYQAIARGAESVMFFQMRRSVGAYEQFHGAVIDHCGHENTRVFQECTELGQELQRLGDTLLNAKTSAKVAILFDWENWWSIEHSSGPSARLRYVEQIEKYYDALYDHNIQVDMIGTDTNLEEYEVVIAPVLYMLKPNYANKLEEFVERGGTLVTTFLSGIVDEHNLVTLGGYPGHLRKLLGIWIEEIDALFPDQSNSMVMVGQHSDLGIEGTFQCGHLCDLLHTEGADIEAVYGREFYAGKPVLTRNKFGKGEAWYIASDPEASFLSMFLKRITERKKINAILETPAGVEVTVREKEGQRYMFVLNHNDKPVSVHIGEEAQLDLLGARRIHGNTEIPEHGVLILQTTQSITSGIGERQ, translated from the coding sequence ATGAAAAATAAATGGGGAAAGATTCTGTTTGGTGGAGATTACAATCCGGAGCAGTGGCCCAGGGAAATCTGGAAAGAGGATATGCGATTATTTAAGCTTGCCGGGATTGATATTGCAACGGTTAACGTTTTTTCATGGGCTTTAAATCAGCCCGATGAAGAGACCTTTCAGTTCCAATGGTTGGATGACGTGATGGATATGCTGCATGAGAACGGGATTCATGCCTGCTTGGCAACAAGCACGGCTGCCCATCCGGCATGGATGGCAAGCAAATATCCCGATGTTCTGACGGTTGATACGAAAGGGCAGAAGCGAATGTTCGGGCGGAGACATAACTCCTGTCCTAACAGTCCGGCATATCAGAAATTCTCCACCAAGATGGCAAGTGTTCTGGCGGAGCGATATAAGGATCATCCAGCGGTGTTACTGTGGCATGTGAATAATGAGTATGGCTGGAGATGTTATTGTGAGAACTGTGCATGTGAGTTTCGCGAATGGCTGAAAGAGCGATATGGATCGCTGGAGGCGCTAAATCGGGCATGGTATACCTCATTTTGGGGACATACGTTTTACGATTGGAATGAAATAGTATTGCCGAGTTCCTTGAGTGAGCATCTAGACGCAAATCATGATAAGACTGCTTTTCAAGGCATATCTCTTGATTACGATCGGTTCAATTCAGATAGCATATTGAAATGTTACAAGCTAGAACGTGATGCCATTAAAGCTGTGATTCCAGACGCTATGGTCACGACCAATTTTCAAGGGAATGGAACGTATAAGCCACTCGATTATTTCAAATGGGCGAAAGAGCTAGATGTAGTAGCACTGGATACCTATCCAACCAATGACATGCCGATGAGTCGTATCGCTATGCGTCATGATCTGATGCGAGGGCTCAAGGACGGTGCACCGTATATGTTAATGGAGCAAAGCCCAAGTCAGATCAATTGGAAGGATATCAATCCATTAAAACGCCCCGGTGTTATGCGATTGTGGAGCTATCAGGCGATAGCGCGTGGGGCAGAGTCGGTCATGTTCTTCCAAATGAGACGCTCCGTAGGGGCATACGAACAATTCCATGGAGCTGTCATTGATCACTGCGGTCATGAGAATACGAGGGTATTTCAAGAATGTACAGAGCTTGGGCAAGAACTGCAACGTTTAGGTGATACACTCCTGAATGCGAAGACGAGCGCGAAGGTTGCCATTCTGTTTGACTGGGAAAATTGGTGGTCTATTGAGCATTCGAGCGGACCTAGCGCACGCCTCCGATATGTGGAGCAAATTGAAAAATATTACGATGCCTTGTATGACCATAATATTCAGGTAGATATGATTGGTACAGATACGAATCTAGAAGAATACGAGGTTGTCATCGCACCAGTACTCTATATGCTGAAGCCGAATTACGCCAACAAGCTGGAGGAATTCGTGGAGCGGGGAGGTACGCTTGTTACGACATTCCTCAGTGGGATTGTAGATGAACACAATCTGGTAACGCTTGGGGGTTATCCAGGTCACTTAAGAAAGCTGCTTGGCATTTGGATAGAGGAGATTGATGCGTTATTCCCTGATCAGTCAAACTCCATGGTTATGGTAGGGCAACATAGTGATCTGGGTATAGAGGGTACCTTCCAATGCGGTCACTTATGTGATTTGCTTCATACTGAGGGCGCCGACATTGAAGCGGTATACGGCCGAGAATTTTATGCTGGAAAGCCTGTGCTGACACGAAATAAGTTCGGTAAGGGAGAAGCGTGGTATATTGCATCAGATCCGGAAGCGTCGTTCTTGTCGATGTTCTTAAAGCGCATAACCGAGCGTAAAAAGATTAACGCTATTCTTGAAACACCAGCAGGTGTAGAGGTAACTGTTAGGGAAAAGGAAGGTCAGCGTTACATGTTTGTGCTAAATCATAACGATAAACCGGTATCGGTTCACATTGGAGAAGAAGCACAGCTTGATCTTCTTGGAGCTCGAAGGATACATGGAAATACGGAAATTCCCGAGCATGGTGTTTTAATTCTGCAGACGACTCAATCAATTACTAGCGGGATTGGAGAGCGTCAATGA
- a CDS encoding transketolase, producing the protein MDTRALKIKAAHIRKDLLTIIHRAKTGHTGGSLSNTDILTALYYDIMNIDPTNPKWVLRDRFIASKGHSVESLWCILADKGFFPKEELETYSQFGTRLIGHPNNKVPGIEMNTGALGHGLPISVGMALAAKRDGLPYRVFCLMGDGEQAEGSNWEAAMAGAHYKLDNLVGIIDRNRLQISGATEDVMGLEPLEEKWAAFGWNVVSINGNDMDELIEAFRAAPILSGKPTLIMANTVKGKGVSFAENVPAWHHHVPNDEQLKLAHAELDAYIEDLIHEGQVI; encoded by the coding sequence ATGGATACAAGAGCGTTAAAAATCAAAGCAGCGCATATTCGCAAGGACCTACTCACAATCATTCATCGTGCAAAAACCGGCCATACCGGCGGCTCGTTAAGTAATACAGATATTTTGACGGCATTATATTATGACATTATGAACATTGACCCCACAAATCCAAAATGGGTGCTTCGAGATCGGTTTATTGCAAGTAAAGGGCATTCCGTTGAATCACTATGGTGCATTCTCGCGGATAAGGGCTTTTTCCCAAAAGAAGAGTTAGAGACTTACAGCCAATTCGGTACGCGTCTCATTGGACATCCGAATAATAAGGTTCCAGGCATCGAAATGAATACAGGTGCTCTCGGGCATGGCTTGCCGATTTCTGTTGGTATGGCACTAGCTGCTAAACGTGATGGTCTCCCTTACCGGGTCTTCTGTCTTATGGGAGATGGCGAACAAGCGGAAGGCTCTAACTGGGAAGCAGCGATGGCTGGCGCTCACTACAAGCTGGATAATCTCGTTGGTATCATCGACCGCAATCGACTGCAAATAAGTGGTGCTACGGAAGATGTTATGGGATTAGAGCCTCTTGAAGAGAAGTGGGCAGCCTTTGGATGGAATGTCGTCTCCATTAACGGCAATGACATGGATGAATTGATTGAAGCATTCCGTGCAGCTCCAATCTTATCTGGTAAGCCGACATTAATTATGGCCAACACTGTTAAGGGTAAGGGTGTCTCCTTCGCCGAGAACGTTCCCGCATGGCATCATCACGTACCGAATGATGAACAATTAAAGCTCGCACACGCGGAGCTTGATGCATACATTGAAGATCTTATTCATGAAGGACAGGTGATCTAG
- a CDS encoding family 78 glycoside hydrolase catalytic domain gives MNNKLRIDNMWTEGIQSPLGIDVERPTLSWSYNVDSGRARKQTAYQIRVFNELEHKANIDSEIWNSGIIIGSQQTGIVYEGPELFSKKRYYWQVKVWDEHDQPSESPIEWWEMGLLKKEEWCGAWIGLADNHTGTSMPIYRREFTIKGAVTRARAYISGLGHYELSLNGVKVGDYELDPGWTEYDRTCLYTVYDISASVEEGVNAVGIMLGNGFYNVEGGRYTKFRDSYGKPKCICNLLIEYDNGTTEIISTDSTWQQGKSPLTFSCIYGGEDYDASLEQQGWNRPGFAELNDWDAAAVVSPPMGEMKAQTAPPVKVMKIFEPVAIMEPQPGVYVFDLGQNFSGWPIIEVEGLRGTVITLTPAELLDNNGLADQSQTGSPYRLNYVLRGAGREIWKPRFTYYGFRYVQVEGAIVAKGPIGQSMSHEKAILWDIKGQMIYPDISVTGKFHCSDPLINRIHEIINWSILSNMKSIFTDCPHREKLGWLEQVHLMGPSIMLNYDVEAIMSKVFCDMADAQLPNGLIPTTAPEYVVFQAPWQVFREAAAWGGAYILASWQTYQRYGNRSILERHYEGYRRYIDYLVQQSDGYILREGLGDWYDIGPKGPGFSQNTPVALAETAIFYELTTVMTNISSLLGKRAEEEAYKKLATRIKSAFNAEFFDPLKVQYATGSDTACAMPLIVDLVEEPYKETIFRALVQGIEERGCRTTSGDVGHRYVLNALELGGRSDIIWKMSQQSDEPGYGYQIKHGATTLTEAWDGPTVGKSQNHFMLGHLEEWLYRGLAGFDYHYDLETEQFVIHIKPSHLDGLDWVDVEHDLRVGLAKVQWKREGNRLSLKADIPVNCRANFYIPSSSADGVLEDNEIVSSNNQLKIIGYEDGYLCIQTGSGAYYFTSHSANVH, from the coding sequence ATGAACAATAAACTGCGCATCGATAATATGTGGACAGAAGGAATTCAATCCCCGCTAGGGATTGACGTTGAACGACCAACCTTAAGCTGGAGCTATAATGTCGATTCAGGAAGGGCAAGAAAACAAACTGCATATCAAATTCGGGTATTTAACGAACTTGAGCACAAAGCTAATATAGATTCTGAAATTTGGAATAGCGGGATAATAATAGGCTCTCAACAGACAGGGATCGTCTACGAAGGACCGGAGCTTTTTTCGAAAAAACGATATTACTGGCAAGTGAAAGTATGGGATGAGCATGACCAACCCTCTGAAAGTCCAATAGAATGGTGGGAAATGGGCTTATTAAAGAAGGAGGAATGGTGTGGGGCATGGATTGGATTAGCAGATAATCATACAGGTACATCGATGCCGATATATCGTCGTGAATTTACTATAAAAGGAGCAGTTACACGAGCAAGGGCGTACATCAGCGGACTTGGTCATTACGAGCTAAGCTTGAATGGGGTCAAGGTTGGGGATTACGAATTGGATCCAGGATGGACGGAATATGATCGTACCTGCCTTTATACGGTGTATGATATATCGGCCAGCGTAGAGGAAGGTGTCAATGCGGTAGGTATTATGCTTGGCAACGGTTTTTATAATGTGGAAGGTGGGCGTTATACGAAATTTCGAGATTCCTATGGGAAACCGAAATGTATTTGCAATCTTCTTATTGAATATGACAATGGTACAACAGAGATCATTTCAACGGATTCGACCTGGCAACAGGGAAAAAGTCCGTTAACCTTCTCCTGTATTTATGGGGGCGAGGATTATGATGCCAGCCTAGAGCAGCAGGGGTGGAACCGTCCTGGTTTTGCGGAATTGAATGATTGGGATGCTGCAGCTGTAGTAAGTCCACCGATGGGGGAAATGAAGGCTCAGACAGCACCACCAGTAAAAGTGATGAAAATATTTGAACCCGTAGCTATCATGGAACCCCAGCCAGGAGTCTATGTTTTTGACCTTGGTCAGAACTTCTCAGGTTGGCCTATAATCGAAGTGGAAGGCTTGCGGGGTACGGTTATAACATTAACCCCGGCTGAACTGCTTGATAACAATGGTTTAGCCGATCAGTCGCAGACCGGATCACCTTATCGGTTGAATTATGTGTTACGTGGTGCCGGACGTGAGATATGGAAGCCGCGGTTTACCTATTATGGCTTTCGTTATGTGCAGGTGGAGGGAGCTATTGTCGCGAAGGGGCCGATAGGGCAAAGCATGTCCCACGAGAAAGCGATATTATGGGATATCAAAGGGCAAATGATATATCCTGATATTTCAGTAACAGGCAAATTTCATTGTTCGGATCCGCTAATAAATCGCATTCATGAAATTATTAACTGGTCTATTCTAAGCAATATGAAAAGTATCTTTACAGATTGCCCTCATCGAGAAAAGCTGGGATGGCTGGAGCAGGTACATTTGATGGGACCTTCAATCATGTTGAATTATGATGTAGAGGCAATAATGTCCAAGGTTTTCTGTGATATGGCTGATGCGCAATTACCGAATGGACTCATCCCTACGACAGCACCAGAATACGTGGTATTTCAAGCACCATGGCAGGTTTTTCGTGAGGCCGCCGCTTGGGGGGGCGCCTATATACTGGCCTCGTGGCAGACTTATCAGCGTTATGGCAATCGAAGTATTCTTGAACGTCATTATGAAGGCTATCGAAGATATATCGACTATTTAGTACAGCAATCGGATGGCTATATTCTGCGGGAAGGTCTTGGCGATTGGTATGATATTGGTCCCAAAGGGCCTGGTTTTTCCCAGAATACGCCTGTTGCTTTAGCAGAAACGGCGATTTTTTATGAGCTTACGACCGTGATGACAAATATATCTTCTCTGCTTGGAAAACGTGCGGAAGAAGAAGCATACAAGAAGCTGGCTACTCGGATTAAATCAGCTTTTAATGCGGAGTTTTTTGATCCACTGAAGGTACAGTATGCGACAGGTAGTGACACTGCTTGTGCAATGCCTCTCATCGTGGACTTAGTTGAGGAACCATACAAGGAAACCATATTCAGAGCTTTAGTACAAGGAATTGAGGAACGGGGTTGTCGTACAACCTCAGGGGATGTGGGGCATCGATATGTATTGAATGCACTCGAGTTAGGGGGGCGTTCCGATATCATTTGGAAGATGTCGCAGCAATCGGATGAACCAGGCTATGGATATCAGATTAAGCATGGTGCAACGACACTAACCGAAGCATGGGACGGTCCGACAGTAGGGAAATCACAGAATCATTTCATGCTGGGTCATTTAGAAGAGTGGTTGTATCGAGGCTTAGCGGGATTTGATTATCATTATGATCTGGAAACTGAACAATTCGTGATTCACATCAAGCCAAGTCACCTAGATGGATTAGATTGGGTGGATGTAGAGCATGATTTACGTGTAGGCCTGGCAAAGGTTCAATGGAAGCGAGAAGGAAATCGCCTGAGTCTGAAAGCGGATATTCCTGTGAATTGCCGTGCGAACTTCTATATTCCTTCTTCATCGGCTGATGGAGTCTTAGAGGACAATGAAATTGTTTCTAGCAACAATCAGCTTAAGATTATCGGATACGAAGATGGCTATCTCTGCATACAAACGGGCTCGGGTGCGTATTATTTTACGAGTCATTCAGCAAACGTTCATTAA
- a CDS encoding L-fucose/L-arabinose isomerase family protein: MKKFKLGYAPTRRFTFSAEDAFKYKVQIRKQIESFGMDIDIVDLEGLNEEGLLYDDHINADLIAKRFKEEDVDAVFVPHCNFGTEDTVARVGKALGKPLLLWGPRDEAPLEDGMRLRDTQCGIFATGKVLRRFGVPFTYVTNSWVTDPVFERGFTNFIAASNVVRHFKSLRILQIGPRPASFWTMMCNEGELLERFGIEIHPITLVDIQLRTKKIEASNSAALLEVMDYIKEKLDYSEVTEQDVRRIAALKVAMKSFAQETGSSAIAIQCWSSLQETMSIMPCLANAILTDEQIPVTCETDIHGAITSIMVQAGAMNQHPTFFADITIRHPENENGELLFHCGNFPVSLSVEQKPKLRKHFLFDDHAPGTHEGEIRGGSMTIARFDGDHGEYSMFLGRAKGIQGPYTRGSYVWVEVNDWPLWEEKLVKGPYVHHSVGIHANVIPAIYEACNYIPGLTADPVDPTEKEIQSWLRGSDLVRKQPSNIIV, translated from the coding sequence ATGAAAAAATTCAAGCTTGGTTATGCTCCTACTCGTCGGTTTACCTTCAGCGCTGAAGACGCCTTCAAATACAAGGTGCAGATCCGCAAGCAAATAGAAAGCTTTGGTATGGATATTGATATCGTTGATTTAGAGGGCTTGAATGAGGAAGGTTTGTTGTATGACGATCATATTAATGCCGACCTCATCGCAAAGCGCTTTAAAGAGGAAGATGTCGATGCTGTATTCGTCCCTCACTGTAATTTTGGTACAGAAGATACAGTTGCACGTGTAGGTAAAGCACTTGGTAAGCCGCTCCTGCTCTGGGGACCTCGGGATGAGGCACCTTTAGAAGACGGAATGCGACTTCGTGATACGCAATGCGGAATTTTTGCAACGGGTAAAGTACTTCGTCGGTTTGGCGTTCCTTTTACATATGTGACAAATAGCTGGGTGACAGATCCCGTATTCGAACGTGGATTCACGAACTTCATCGCCGCGTCAAACGTCGTACGACATTTTAAAAGCCTCCGTATTCTCCAAATTGGTCCACGCCCCGCCTCCTTCTGGACGATGATGTGTAATGAAGGTGAGCTCTTGGAACGTTTCGGAATTGAGATTCACCCGATTACATTAGTAGACATCCAGTTGCGTACGAAGAAAATCGAAGCTAGCAACAGTGCAGCTCTGCTAGAAGTAATGGACTATATCAAAGAAAAGCTAGATTACAGTGAAGTGACAGAACAGGATGTTCGTAGAATCGCCGCACTTAAAGTTGCGATGAAGTCTTTCGCTCAAGAGACTGGCAGCAGCGCGATCGCTATTCAATGCTGGTCTTCCTTACAGGAAACGATGTCTATCATGCCTTGTCTAGCAAATGCAATTCTTACCGATGAACAGATTCCTGTTACGTGTGAGACAGATATTCATGGCGCAATTACATCCATTATGGTGCAAGCCGGAGCAATGAATCAGCATCCAACCTTCTTCGCAGATATTACAATACGTCATCCAGAGAATGAAAATGGTGAGCTACTCTTCCATTGTGGTAATTTCCCGGTATCCCTATCTGTGGAACAGAAGCCGAAGCTACGTAAGCATTTCCTATTCGATGACCACGCACCTGGAACACATGAAGGCGAAATTCGCGGCGGCAGTATGACGATTGCTCGCTTTGATGGCGATCATGGAGAATATTCGATGTTCTTAGGTCGCGCCAAAGGTATTCAAGGTCCATATACTCGCGGTTCATATGTATGGGTGGAAGTGAACGATTGGCCGCTATGGGAAGAGAAGCTTGTGAAGGGGCCTTATGTCCATCACTCTGTTGGTATTCATGCTAATGTAATTCCAGCCATCTATGAAGCTTGTAATTATATTCCTGGACTCACCGCTGATCCTGTGGATCCGACGGAAAAAGAAATCCAAAGCTGGTTAAGAGGCTCTGACTTAGTTCGTAAGCAACCCTCTAATATTATTGTCTGA
- a CDS encoding transketolase C-terminal domain-containing protein — MNTIPNRQVICETLLELAKEDRDIMVLASDSRGSAAMGPFANTYPEQFVEVGIAEQNIVGMSAGLAHSGKKPFVTSPACFLSMRSIEQIKVDVAYSHTNVKLIGISGGVSYGALGMSHHSVQDIAVARAIPGLAIVLPADRHETKKMTEALVQYDGGVYVRIGRNAVEDVYESDDYPFEIGKAVTMRQGTDITIIATGETVRIALDASNRLAEDGVSCRVLNMHTIKPLDEAAIIKAAQETGRIITVEEHSIFGGLGAAVAEVVVQSHPVPMKVLGIPDEPAIAGKTSEVFRHYGITDTNIQQIAHQLINK; from the coding sequence ATGAATACCATTCCAAATCGTCAGGTCATTTGTGAAACGTTGCTTGAACTCGCGAAAGAAGATAGAGATATTATGGTGCTGGCAAGTGATTCACGGGGTTCTGCTGCGATGGGTCCCTTTGCTAATACGTACCCTGAACAGTTCGTCGAGGTTGGCATAGCGGAGCAGAATATCGTCGGGATGTCTGCGGGCTTAGCACACAGTGGTAAGAAGCCTTTCGTCACTTCTCCTGCCTGCTTCCTGAGTATGCGCAGTATTGAGCAGATTAAAGTCGATGTTGCTTATTCTCATACGAATGTTAAGCTCATTGGCATCAGTGGCGGCGTCAGCTATGGAGCGCTAGGTATGTCGCATCATTCCGTTCAGGATATTGCCGTCGCAAGGGCTATTCCAGGTCTTGCCATCGTGCTTCCAGCCGATCGTCATGAAACGAAGAAAATGACCGAAGCACTAGTGCAATATGACGGTGGGGTTTATGTTCGTATTGGTCGGAATGCGGTTGAGGATGTGTATGAATCCGATGACTATCCTTTTGAAATCGGCAAAGCCGTAACGATGCGGCAAGGCACAGATATTACTATTATTGCTACTGGGGAAACTGTTCGCATTGCATTAGATGCATCCAATCGACTCGCTGAAGATGGCGTTTCCTGCCGAGTTCTGAATATGCATACAATAAAGCCATTGGATGAAGCCGCAATTATAAAGGCTGCTCAAGAAACAGGACGGATCATTACTGTCGAAGAGCACAGTATTTTCGGCGGCTTGGGTGCAGCAGTAGCAGAAGTCGTGGTACAGTCTCATCCCGTTCCTATGAAAGTATTAGGGATCCCTGACGAGCCTGCGATCGCTGGTAAAACATCTGAAGTATTCCGTCACTATGGGATCACTGATACGAATATTCAGCAGATCGCTCATCAGCTCATTAACAAGTAA
- the glpK gene encoding glycerol kinase GlpK, which yields MNPERYILAIDQSTSGTKALVVDRSGNVIARSSKEHKQYYPQPGWVEHDPLEIYENVIATALSCMEKAGIASGDIATLTLTNQRETALIWDRVTGLPIHNAIVWQCQRTAQICVQYQESKYEQLVTNKTGLMLDPYFSATKLQWLLDHVDGARDLAAEGRLLAGTIDSWIIWKLSGGIVHATDYTNASRTSLFNIHTLQWDEELCSLFHVPSSLLPMVKPSDTIFGYTKDPSIFDVEIPISGIIGDSQGALFGQMCHQPGMAKATYGTGTSVMMNIGEKPMTCGEGLVTTIAWGANGTVTYALESVLRTTGDSIKWIRDNLGLFTTFDEMQALLKSIPSNEGVYLVPAFVGMGAPYWDPFARAAIMGMNRSTGRGHIIRAALESIAYQVKDSVMFLQEKSGIPLSELRADGGASANDWLMQFQADLLDHPLTRSTCAELSAMGSVYLGGLATDFWSDLDLADLASSSNLYESFTPNMSEAIRQQLYSGWKDAVLTVVHTKDTASIEVV from the coding sequence ATGAATCCAGAGAGGTATATTCTAGCCATTGACCAGAGCACATCTGGCACCAAGGCATTAGTCGTTGACCGATCCGGGAATGTCATTGCTCGAAGCTCCAAGGAGCATAAGCAGTACTATCCACAGCCCGGATGGGTCGAACATGATCCCCTTGAAATCTATGAGAATGTCATTGCAACGGCCCTCTCCTGTATGGAGAAGGCCGGCATTGCTTCGGGAGATATAGCCACATTAACATTAACTAATCAACGTGAGACGGCGCTCATCTGGGATCGTGTTACAGGACTTCCGATTCACAATGCGATCGTCTGGCAATGTCAACGTACCGCACAAATATGTGTACAATACCAAGAAAGTAAATACGAACAGTTAGTAACGAATAAGACAGGTCTTATGCTTGATCCTTATTTCTCAGCGACCAAGCTACAATGGCTCCTAGATCATGTCGATGGAGCGCGCGATCTTGCAGCTGAAGGACGCCTGCTTGCTGGAACCATCGATAGCTGGATTATCTGGAAGCTTTCAGGTGGCATAGTCCATGCGACAGACTATACAAATGCAAGTCGAACCTCTCTCTTCAATATCCATACCTTGCAATGGGATGAGGAGCTGTGTTCGCTATTTCATGTCCCCTCCTCTCTGTTGCCAATGGTTAAACCATCGGATACAATCTTCGGATACACCAAGGATCCCTCAATATTCGATGTAGAAATTCCAATCTCCGGAATTATCGGTGACTCACAAGGGGCGTTGTTCGGCCAAATGTGCCACCAACCCGGGATGGCGAAGGCTACATACGGTACAGGTACCTCAGTGATGATGAACATCGGTGAGAAGCCGATGACATGCGGAGAAGGACTTGTTACGACCATCGCCTGGGGAGCAAATGGTACAGTTACTTATGCACTTGAATCGGTGCTACGGACGACGGGTGACAGTATCAAATGGATCCGTGACAATTTAGGCTTGTTCACTACCTTTGATGAAATGCAGGCACTACTCAAAAGCATCCCATCGAATGAAGGAGTCTATCTTGTTCCTGCATTTGTTGGGATGGGTGCTCCTTACTGGGATCCCTTTGCACGAGCTGCCATCATGGGGATGAATCGCTCTACAGGACGTGGACATATTATTCGTGCCGCACTGGAGAGTATCGCCTATCAAGTCAAAGATTCTGTGATGTTCCTTCAAGAAAAGTCAGGCATCCCGCTTTCAGAGTTACGTGCAGACGGCGGCGCCTCTGCAAATGATTGGCTCATGCAGTTTCAAGCCGATCTACTCGACCATCCACTTACTCGTTCAACCTGTGCTGAGCTATCGGCTATGGGCTCCGTATACTTAGGCGGTCTAGCAACCGACTTCTGGAGCGACCTCGACCTCGCTGACCTAGCGTCTAGCTCAAATCTTTATGAATCTTTTACTCCGAATATGAGCGAGGCCATAAGGCAGCAGCTATACTCGGGATGGAAAGATGCTGTGCTCACAGTTGTTCATACAAAGGATACAGCTTCAATAGAAGTTGTATAG